One genomic window of Mus caroli chromosome 12, CAROLI_EIJ_v1.1, whole genome shotgun sequence includes the following:
- the Otub2 gene encoding ubiquitin thioesterase OTUB2 isoform X2 encodes MSETSFSLISEKCDILSILRDHPENRIYQRKIQELSKRFSSIRKTKGDGNCFYRALGYSYLESLLGKSREILKFKERVLQTPNDLLAAGFEEHKFRNFFNAFYSVVELVEQDSSVSSLLKVFNDQSSSDRIVQFLRLLTSAFIRTRADFFRHFIDEEMDIKDFCTHEVEPMAMECDHVQITALSQALNIALQVEYVDEMDTALNHHVFPEAAIPSVYLLYKTSHYNILYAAEKH; translated from the exons agtGAAACATCTTTCAGCCTAATATCAGAAAAATGTGACATTCTATCCATTCTTCGGGATCATCCTGAAAACAGGATTTACCAGAGGAAAATCCAG GAACTCAGCAAAAGATTCAGCTCGATCCGGAAGACCAAAGGAGACGGGAACTGCTTCTACAGGGCCTTAGGCTATTCCTACCTGGAGTCCTTGCTGGGCAAGAGCAGAGAGATCCTCAA GTTCAAAGAGCGTGTGCTACAGACCCCTAACGACCTTCTGGCTGCCGGCTTTGAGGAACACAAGTTCAGAAACTTCTTTAATGCT TTTTACAGTGTGGTTGAGCTGGTAGAGCAGGATAGCTCAGTGTCCAGCCTGCTGAAGGTGTTCAATGACCAGAGTTCCTCGGACCGAATCGTGCAGTTCTTGCGCCTCCTCACGTCGGCCTTCATCAGGACCCGAGCCGACTTCTTCCGACATTTCATCGATGAGGAGATGGACATCAAAGACTTCTGCACTCAC GAAGTAGAGCCCATGGCCATGGAGTGTGACCACGTGCAGATCACAGCCCTGTCGCAGGCACTCAACATTGCTCTGCAGGTGGAGTACGTCGACGAGATGGACACCGCTCTGAACCACCACGTGTTCCCAGAGGCTGCCATCCCTTCGGTTTATCTGCTCTATAAAACATCCCACTACAACATCCTTTACGCAGCCGAGAAACACTGA